In Candidatus Cloacimonadota bacterium, a genomic segment contains:
- a CDS encoding T9SS type A sorting domain-containing protein has protein sequence MMKNVQSSQNGWVKILAISAAMIFILFNLCLAEQSDTYSWEDGGVSLGFYGNAVLENSTEQAYDETHSLKYTEEPIGGTPQVYIWWITGLSDGDVIDASFWVYDSTPVGDYPKGRIWGHYTSDPEDITSYAGSAGGNDTYSTEGWSQLSFSWTFEAGTDHDGFVLESRIYSGAGANVIYVDMTEITISNDDAVIHCIGVASNPTIQEAYCASGSELLLYYDLDLETVSPASYALSGTADITFGTATIDGNDAKLVHLTDPSATMVGDLTVDTITDSENPSNADLYAGILPISVTNTLNPPGTIEDGITATFSATVSANDGYNNVWVSEMPGPYNGSMIFDMNFPSVVSLSDAIVFAGSRDEYYGLTEIKNPALISSTTGSAPIPSTIPGLQIDIEIPENTNPAEQWEGQLIRIENVFVATPTDTNLTYIGSDDDWETTFVIGDNVDYNFSSSGTILDQVIATGQSIRITGVCDFSYENYGINPRDSLDILITGNSIGENKIGNNDILLQNYPNPIHDLTTISFNLSQPANINPQIKIYNLQGQLVKTLDTENVYENFFAADWNAENENGNPVKNGIYFYKIETAQKTFQSKMILMR, from the coding sequence ATGATGAAAAACGTGCAAAGTTCTCAAAACGGTTGGGTAAAAATTTTGGCAATTTCAGCTGCTATGATATTTATCCTATTTAATCTCTGCTTAGCAGAACAGTCTGATACTTACAGTTGGGAAGATGGCGGTGTAAGTCTTGGTTTTTATGGAAATGCTGTTCTGGAAAATAGCACTGAACAAGCTTACGACGAAACTCACAGCTTGAAATATACTGAAGAACCAATTGGTGGAACGCCACAAGTTTATATCTGGTGGATTACCGGTTTATCTGATGGTGATGTGATCGATGCAAGTTTCTGGGTGTATGATAGCACTCCGGTTGGCGATTATCCAAAAGGAAGAATTTGGGGTCATTATACTTCTGATCCGGAAGACATTACTTCTTATGCCGGCAGCGCAGGCGGAAACGATACTTATTCTACTGAAGGCTGGTCACAACTTTCATTTTCTTGGACATTTGAAGCCGGGACAGACCATGATGGATTTGTGCTTGAATCACGAATTTATAGCGGTGCAGGTGCAAACGTGATTTATGTTGATATGACCGAAATTACGATAAGTAACGATGATGCTGTCATCCATTGCATTGGCGTGGCTTCCAATCCTACTATCCAAGAAGCATATTGTGCTTCCGGTTCCGAATTGCTCCTTTACTACGATCTTGATCTGGAAACGGTTTCTCCAGCAAGTTATGCTCTTAGCGGAACAGCGGATATTACTTTTGGAACCGCTACTATTGATGGCAATGACGCAAAACTCGTTCATCTTACAGATCCATCTGCAACTATGGTTGGAGACCTTACGGTTGACACGATTACAGATAGTGAAAATCCTTCCAATGCAGATCTATATGCCGGGATTCTGCCAATTTCTGTTACAAACACCTTGAATCCCCCGGGGACAATTGAAGATGGTATAACCGCCACATTTTCTGCAACAGTTTCTGCGAACGACGGATATAACAATGTTTGGGTAAGTGAGATGCCCGGTCCATATAATGGATCTATGATTTTTGATATGAACTTTCCAAGTGTAGTTTCCCTTTCAGATGCGATTGTTTTTGCTGGTTCCAGAGATGAATATTATGGTTTGACAGAAATAAAAAATCCTGCATTGATCTCTTCCACTACCGGAAGTGCTCCGATTCCTTCCACTATTCCAGGATTACAAATTGATATAGAAATCCCGGAAAACACTAATCCTGCCGAGCAATGGGAAGGTCAATTGATCCGTATCGAAAACGTTTTTGTGGCAACTCCTACGGACACAAATCTTACATACATTGGTTCTGATGATGATTGGGAAACAACCTTTGTTATTGGTGATAATGTTGATTACAATTTCTCAAGCAGCGGGACAATTCTTGATCAAGTAATTGCCACCGGACAGTCAATTAGAATAACCGGAGTATGTGATTTTTCATACGAAAATTATGGAATCAATCCGCGAGATTCTTTGGATATTCTTATCACAGGAAATAGTATTGGAGAAAATAAGATTGGAAACAACGATATTCTCTTACAAAATTATCCGAATCCTATCCACGATCTTACAACCATTTCCTTTAATCTCTCGCAACCGGCAAACATTAATCCCCAGATTAAAATTTATAATTTGCAAGGGCAACTCGTGAAAACTCTTGATACTGAAAATGTTTACGAAAACTTTTTTGCAGCGGACTGGAATGCAGAAAATGAGAATGGCAATCCTGTTAAGAATGGAATTTATTTCTATAAAATTGAAACAGCACAAAAAACATTTCAAAGCAAAATGATTCTTATGCGTTAG
- a CDS encoding endonuclease, whose amino-acid sequence MKKINTSNILAFLSILILLSLPIGCFADYYDGTEGLTGDELKQTLHNIIDDHIEFSYNALRDYILPNTDEDPNNSNNVILLYTGISIPKSEFGGMVDEWNREHVWAKSHGDFGTSPPAGTDAHHIRPTNVYINSMRGNKDFDLGGSPVYTYNGSTLGGYRTDETFEPLDNVKGDVARMIFYMAVRYEGDNGEPDLEMVDYIPSSPNGEPYHARISTLLQWHTDDPVDEWEESRNDKIYENWQENRNPFIDHPEFADLIWNYATIDENYTEKLQIKIFPNPFNISESNYLNISFSTTQQIQNIVISIFNVKGEKIFTMNIQNASSTQHIFNWNGRNGKNRSVTSGVYFIKFQLNDDKHTVRKILLIK is encoded by the coding sequence ATGAAAAAAATTAATACTTCAAATATTTTAGCATTTTTATCAATCCTGATTCTCCTCAGTTTACCGATCGGATGCTTTGCAGATTATTATGACGGTACAGAAGGACTGACCGGAGATGAACTGAAACAGACTTTGCACAATATTATTGATGATCATATTGAGTTCAGTTATAACGCCCTTCGAGATTACATTTTACCGAATACTGACGAAGATCCGAATAATTCAAATAATGTGATTTTGCTTTACACCGGCATTTCCATCCCAAAATCGGAATTTGGCGGAATGGTTGACGAATGGAATCGTGAGCACGTTTGGGCGAAATCTCACGGTGATTTCGGCACTTCTCCCCCTGCCGGAACTGATGCTCATCATATAAGACCGACAAATGTTTACATCAATTCGATGCGTGGGAATAAAGATTTCGATCTCGGCGGTTCCCCTGTTTATACGTATAACGGTTCAACTCTCGGTGGATATAGAACCGATGAAACTTTCGAACCTTTGGATAACGTAAAAGGAGATGTGGCTCGAATGATCTTTTATATGGCTGTCCGTTACGAGGGAGATAATGGTGAGCCTGATTTGGAAATGGTGGATTACATACCCTCGTCCCCCAATGGTGAACCATATCATGCAAGAATATCCACTCTTCTGCAATGGCATACAGACGATCCCGTGGATGAATGGGAGGAAAGTCGAAATGATAAAATCTATGAAAACTGGCAAGAAAACAGAAATCCATTTATTGACCACCCGGAATTTGCGGATTTGATCTGGAATTATGCGACAATTGATGAAAATTATACAGAAAAATTGCAGATAAAAATTTTCCCAAATCCCTTTAATATATCCGAATCAAATTACCTAAATATCTCATTTTCCACAACTCAACAAATTCAAAATATTGTCATTAGTATTTTTAATGTAAAAGGTGAGAAAATTTTTACAATGAACATACAAAACGCAAGTTCCACTCAACACATATTTAATTGGAATGGACGCAATGGCAAAAATAGATCCGTAACTTCGGGTGTGTATTTTATAAAATTTCAACTGAATGATGATAAACATACCGTGAGAAAAATTTTGTTGATTAAATAA
- the prmC gene encoding peptide chain release factor N(5)-glutamine methyltransferase: MTKLVNKQENQVWTIKKVLLWTSSYFREKGIESPKFNSECILAKVLNKTRLDLYLGFDMPLTSHELSEAKQLIKKRANFYPLQYLLGETEFYGHKFIVNESVFIPRPETELLLDEVIEHIEKSDRTEWKILEIGTGTGIIPISLYKHFQNSPITVSITATDISKDVPENFKANLNLHKINNIDFIPSDLFQNIFDKFDIIISNPPYISPEDIENLQNEVKDYEPRIALNGGKMGLEIYSGILNDASKFLNKSGTIFFEIGANQKNDILKIAIETNFKITRTKQDFNELDRVLTIKKG, encoded by the coding sequence ATGACAAAATTAGTGAACAAACAAGAAAATCAAGTCTGGACTATTAAAAAAGTTCTTTTATGGACTTCCTCTTATTTCCGAGAGAAAGGAATCGAATCTCCCAAGTTCAACTCAGAATGCATTCTGGCAAAAGTTTTGAATAAAACGCGATTGGATTTATATTTGGGTTTTGATATGCCACTCACATCACACGAACTTTCAGAAGCAAAACAATTGATAAAAAAGCGTGCTAATTTTTATCCTTTGCAATATTTACTGGGTGAAACAGAATTTTACGGACATAAATTTATCGTAAACGAATCGGTTTTTATTCCTCGTCCGGAAACAGAACTGCTGCTTGATGAAGTTATCGAACACATTGAAAAGAGTGATCGGACCGAATGGAAAATACTTGAGATTGGAACCGGAACCGGCATCATCCCGATTTCATTATATAAGCATTTTCAAAATTCTCCAATTACAGTTTCCATAACTGCCACAGATATTTCCAAAGATGTACCGGAAAATTTTAAAGCAAACCTGAATCTTCATAAGATCAATAATATAGACTTTATTCCATCCGACCTTTTTCAAAACATTTTTGATAAATTCGATATTATAATTTCAAATCCCCCCTATATTTCTCCCGAAGATATTGAAAATCTTCAAAACGAAGTAAAAGATTATGAACCTCGAATCGCTTTAAACGGTGGGAAAATGGGCTTAGAAATTTATTCCGGAATTTTAAATGATGCTTCAAAATTTCTCAATAAAAGCGGGACAATCTTTTTTGAAATAGGCGCAAATCAGAAAAACGATATATTAAAAATCGCAATTGAAACTAATTTCAAAATAACACGAACCAAACAGGATTTTAATGAACTCGATCGAGTTCTAACAATAAAAAAAGGATAA
- the murA gene encoding UDP-N-acetylglucosamine 1-carboxyvinyltransferase encodes MDKFLIKGIQKIKGTITASGAKNAGLPIMAATILASGKHIIKNVPDLIDIRTMAKLLRIIGAQVNFENNTLKIITNGCDNHSAPYDLVKTMRASIYVLGPLLARKGEAKVSFPGGCALGARPIDLHLKAFEKLGAKFEVKHGYICGKTEKLIGANIFFETKSVGATANVLMAAVTAQGKTLLQNAACEPEITSLAKVLNSMGANITGLGTEILEIQGVEKLYPMKTTLIPDRIETGSLLIAAAITRGSITVENCNPDHLGIVLEKFENAGFQITTTKDSISLSSKGDKSSLEITTNPYPGFPTDLQPQFAALLSTISGKSSIYETIFPDRFMYTTELQRLGADIKLSGNEIIIRGGNKLSGAPLMASDIRAAAALVLAALVSSGETEVSRIYHLDRGYENFENKLTNLGANIKRVQ; translated from the coding sequence ATGGACAAATTTTTAATCAAAGGTATTCAAAAAATCAAAGGAACTATCACTGCAAGTGGAGCAAAAAATGCGGGTTTGCCAATAATGGCTGCCACGATTCTTGCGTCCGGCAAACATATCATAAAAAATGTTCCTGATCTGATTGATATTCGCACAATGGCAAAGCTGCTCCGAATTATTGGAGCACAAGTAAATTTTGAAAACAACACTCTAAAAATTATTACAAACGGTTGCGACAACCATTCCGCACCCTACGATCTTGTCAAAACCATGCGAGCATCTATTTACGTGCTAGGTCCCCTATTGGCTCGAAAGGGTGAAGCAAAAGTTTCTTTTCCGGGTGGATGTGCTCTCGGAGCAAGGCCAATTGATCTTCACTTAAAGGCTTTTGAAAAATTGGGCGCGAAATTTGAAGTGAAGCATGGTTATATTTGTGGGAAAACCGAAAAATTGATCGGTGCAAATATTTTTTTTGAAACAAAAAGCGTAGGTGCAACTGCAAACGTGCTAATGGCAGCAGTAACTGCCCAAGGGAAAACCCTTCTCCAAAATGCTGCCTGCGAGCCGGAAATCACCTCATTGGCAAAAGTGCTCAACTCTATGGGAGCGAATATCACAGGACTTGGAACAGAAATTCTCGAAATTCAGGGAGTAGAAAAATTGTATCCGATGAAAACTACATTGATCCCCGATAGAATCGAAACAGGCAGTCTTCTAATTGCGGCAGCAATCACGCGTGGTTCGATAACAGTGGAAAACTGCAATCCGGATCATTTGGGAATTGTTCTGGAAAAATTTGAAAATGCTGGATTTCAAATCACGACAACAAAAGACTCTATAAGTTTGAGTAGTAAAGGAGATAAATCCTCTTTGGAAATTACCACAAATCCATATCCGGGTTTCCCCACAGATCTTCAACCACAATTTGCTGCTCTTCTTTCTACAATTTCAGGGAAAAGTTCCATCTATGAAACTATTTTTCCCGACAGATTTATGTACACAACCGAATTGCAAAGACTCGGAGCAGATATAAAACTGAGCGGAAATGAGATTATTATTCGTGGGGGGAATAAGCTCTCCGGTGCACCGCTTATGGCATCGGATATTCGAGCTGCAGCTGCTCTGGTTTTGGCAGCATTGGTTTCAAGTGGAGAAACAGAAGTTAGCAGAATTTATCATCTTGATCGAGGTTATGAGAATTTTGAGAATAAATTAACAAATCTCGGCGCAAATATTAAGCGAGTGCAATAA
- a CDS encoding phosphatidylglycerophosphatase A — MKFIRNLLVSVGFIGYFPFASGTVASFFAAILYYFCFGFLSRAEIINLYPNLIVIAGIIIVSLIFIPIIKSAEKELGHDSHKIVIDEVLGYFVAVLFLPHSLMVAIYAFIFFRIFDIAKPPFINELQSLPHGWGVICDDLLAGIYANICLQILLIVFPQFF, encoded by the coding sequence ATGAAATTTATACGCAACCTGCTCGTTTCCGTTGGTTTCATCGGATATTTTCCTTTTGCTTCCGGAACTGTTGCCAGTTTTTTTGCAGCCATCCTTTATTATTTTTGCTTTGGATTTCTTTCAAGAGCGGAAATAATTAATCTCTATCCGAATTTAATTGTAATTGCCGGAATAATTATCGTTTCATTGATCTTCATTCCAATAATAAAATCTGCTGAAAAAGAACTCGGGCATGACAGCCATAAAATCGTAATTGATGAAGTTCTGGGATATTTTGTTGCTGTACTTTTTTTACCGCATTCCCTGATGGTTGCAATTTATGCTTTTATATTTTTCCGCATTTTTGATATAGCCAAACCACCATTTATAAACGAACTCCAATCTCTTCCGCACGGCTGGGGAGTTATTTGTGACGATCTGCTTGCCGGAATTTATGCAAATATTTGTCTTCAAATTTTGTTAATTGTTTTTCCACAATTTTTTTGA
- the mgtE gene encoding magnesium transporter gives MLDREFSVLLDAFRRLIRRNAVPNLKKIIVKTHPADLARVFRNFTPAERDTVFGLIDDHRYKAEFLTELDEHIFIEILSNLEPAVIVTLLNEMALDDQADIVAQLPEELEHAVLDLMDNKESEGLEELLMYPPESAGGIMAPLPLKVREDQTVQDAIKVIREDKKAEMLFYIYVVDEDDKLRGVLSIRHLLTVAPTTMLKDIMIKKVISIQPETDQEEVARITSRYDFLALPVVDNDGILLGIVTVDDIIDVIREEATEDFLQMAGVGKDREILLKSPLQATRIRFPWLFATFFGGLIVSLIVMNHQELINQFILLAAFMPIVAGMGGNVGTQSSTIVVRGLATGRVNVKEIGKLLYGQVIIGLILGVVYGILIGVFALIFYHNQFDKILYFGLTLGVSLTIAMLIAATTGTLIPLILNRFNIDPAVATGPIVTTTSDIIGVFVYLTTATIMLM, from the coding sequence ATGTTAGACAGAGAATTTTCCGTTTTACTTGATGCATTCCGAAGATTGATCAGGCGGAATGCTGTGCCAAACCTCAAAAAAATAATTGTTAAGACGCATCCGGCTGACTTGGCAAGAGTTTTCCGGAATTTTACTCCAGCCGAAAGAGATACTGTTTTTGGATTAATTGATGATCACCGTTATAAAGCAGAATTTCTCACTGAATTAGATGAGCACATATTCATTGAGATTCTATCGAATTTGGAACCTGCCGTAATCGTAACATTGTTAAATGAAATGGCTTTGGACGATCAGGCGGATATTGTTGCTCAACTTCCCGAAGAACTGGAGCATGCTGTATTGGATTTGATGGACAATAAAGAATCCGAAGGATTGGAAGAATTGCTGATGTATCCACCCGAATCTGCAGGTGGAATTATGGCTCCCTTGCCTCTCAAGGTTCGAGAAGACCAAACTGTTCAGGATGCGATTAAGGTTATTCGAGAAGATAAGAAAGCGGAAATGCTTTTTTATATTTACGTTGTTGACGAAGATGATAAATTACGCGGAGTTCTTTCTATACGCCATTTGTTGACTGTGGCTCCCACAACAATGCTCAAAGACATAATGATAAAAAAGGTCATTAGCATTCAGCCGGAGACGGATCAGGAAGAAGTGGCACGAATCACCAGCAGATATGATTTTCTCGCTTTGCCGGTGGTGGATAATGACGGGATTCTGCTCGGAATTGTAACTGTGGATGATATTATTGATGTTATTCGCGAAGAGGCGACTGAGGATTTTCTCCAAATGGCTGGTGTAGGAAAAGATAGAGAAATTCTGCTCAAATCCCCTTTGCAGGCTACTCGTATTCGTTTTCCTTGGTTATTTGCAACTTTTTTCGGCGGATTAATAGTTTCGCTCATTGTAATGAATCATCAGGAATTGATAAATCAATTCATACTTCTCGCTGCATTTATGCCAATTGTTGCAGGAATGGGTGGAAATGTAGGAACACAATCTTCCACGATTGTGGTGCGAGGACTTGCCACCGGAAGAGTTAATGTGAAAGAAATAGGAAAACTCCTTTATGGGCAGGTGATTATCGGGCTTATATTGGGAGTCGTTTATGGTATTCTGATCGGCGTTTTTGCTTTGATATTTTATCATAATCAATTTGATAAAATTTTATATTTTGGGCTTACACTTGGCGTTTCACTTACAATAGCGATGCTAATTGCTGCCACCACAGGGACGCTTATCCCTCTAATTCTAAATAGATTTAATATTGATCCGGCTGTGGCTACAGGTCCCATTGTAACCACCACTTCGGATATTATCGGCGTGTTTGTTTATCTGACCACAGCTACGATAATGCTCATGTGA
- the rlmD gene encoding 23S rRNA (uracil(1939)-C(5))-methyltransferase RlmD, whose translation MNRPVKKRQIVDLEIVDLAYEGKGIARIGKYCIFVKGGIPGQTVRAFVTKAKISYAEANVTEILQKSPTEIEPRCKYFKHCGGCVYQNLPYDEQLFYLEKQVKDTYQHLGGFSKINFLPIIGSENIYHYRNKMEFSFSPYRWLMPGIDEHKDENFALGLRPNKSYMKTIDIDKCFIAPLESEKIMSIVRKFAIENNLQPHNQKTHQGFLRHLMLRKGYNTDQIMINIITKNDRPELFNGLVKKLAASLPNLPSIVNAVTDTLSGTTKGEKYNLLFGEKYIEEKLGKFRFRISAESFFQTNTYMAEKLYELIKNFSNLERDNIVWDLFCGAGSIAIYLAPFVKKVIGFEIVHQAVEDAKINAKLNGIENVEFIESNLDKYFQKNTEKIKEFPSPDLMILDPPRAGINFQLIREIIQIAPKEIIYVSCKPSTQVRDLKIFTEKGKYRIDAVQPVDMFPHTAHIEVVTKLVKN comes from the coding sequence ATGAACCGACCTGTAAAAAAACGACAAATAGTTGATCTGGAAATCGTAGATCTTGCATACGAGGGAAAAGGAATTGCCCGAATCGGCAAGTATTGTATTTTTGTGAAAGGGGGAATTCCGGGTCAAACCGTGAGAGCTTTTGTTACCAAAGCAAAAATATCTTATGCAGAAGCGAATGTAACAGAGATTTTACAAAAGAGCCCAACTGAAATTGAACCACGTTGCAAATATTTCAAACATTGTGGGGGATGTGTGTACCAAAATCTTCCCTATGATGAGCAACTGTTTTATCTCGAAAAGCAAGTAAAGGACACTTATCAACATTTAGGCGGATTTAGCAAGATCAATTTTCTTCCGATTATCGGAAGTGAAAATATTTATCATTACCGCAACAAAATGGAATTCTCATTCTCCCCATACCGTTGGTTGATGCCGGGCATTGATGAGCATAAAGATGAAAATTTTGCACTCGGCTTGCGTCCGAACAAAAGCTATATGAAAACTATTGATATTGATAAATGCTTCATTGCTCCGCTTGAATCCGAAAAAATTATGTCAATAGTTCGCAAATTCGCAATTGAAAATAATTTGCAACCTCATAATCAAAAGACACATCAGGGTTTTCTGCGTCATCTTATGCTGCGAAAGGGTTATAATACTGACCAAATAATGATAAATATTATAACGAAGAACGATAGACCGGAGTTATTTAATGGGCTTGTGAAGAAGTTGGCAGCATCTTTGCCAAATCTTCCTTCTATTGTTAATGCGGTAACAGACACGCTTTCTGGAACTACAAAGGGCGAGAAATATAATCTGCTTTTCGGAGAAAAATATATCGAAGAAAAATTAGGTAAGTTTCGATTTCGTATTTCAGCAGAGTCATTTTTTCAAACGAATACTTACATGGCTGAGAAATTGTATGAACTCATTAAGAATTTTTCTAACTTGGAAAGAGACAATATTGTGTGGGATTTGTTTTGTGGAGCAGGTAGCATCGCCATTTATTTGGCACCGTTTGTGAAAAAAGTTATTGGTTTTGAGATTGTTCACCAAGCCGTGGAAGATGCAAAAATTAATGCAAAATTGAATGGAATTGAAAATGTGGAATTCATCGAAAGCAATCTGGATAAATATTTTCAGAAAAATACTGAAAAAATTAAAGAATTTCCATCTCCCGATTTGATGATTCTTGATCCACCGAGAGCAGGAATAAATTTTCAGCTTATTCGCGAAATAATTCAAATTGCCCCAAAAGAAATAATTTATGTTTCCTGCAAACCTTCCACTCAAGTACGTGATTTGAAAATTTTTACCGAAAAAGGAAAATATCGCATTGATGCGGTTCAACCTGTAGATATGTTCCCGCATACTGCTCATATTGAGGTTGTAACGAAGCTAGTGAAGAACTAA
- a CDS encoding nitronate monooxygenase codes for MPKLRIGNLVAEKPIIQGGMGVGISLSRLAAAVAEQGGIGVISSVGLGLVKSGFKGGYKKSNQDALRAEIRQAKKMTNGILGLNIMVAASDFDEIVEIALDEEIDIIFLGAGLPLKLPKKLNINYLKKMKTKVGVIVSSARATNIIFKIWDKKFNYLPDVVVIEGPKAGGHLGFKLDQIENPEFSLENILPAVRNIVEIYEMKCNKKIPLIAAGGIYTGADILKFLHLGANGIQMGTRFVTTHECDADYEFKKAYLDCTKKDIGIINSPVGLPGRAIINDFLKDVFAGVKKPYTCPWKCLKTCDYKNSPYCIALALTNAQKGILKNGFAFAGANAYLTDKIVSVQELFNSLKDEFNKAVSEIKVPLPLLA; via the coding sequence ATGCCAAAATTAAGGATTGGAAATTTAGTTGCAGAAAAACCTATTATTCAAGGCGGAATGGGTGTGGGAATTTCCCTGTCTCGTTTAGCAGCAGCAGTTGCCGAACAAGGTGGGATTGGAGTGATTTCATCTGTTGGTTTGGGATTGGTGAAATCAGGTTTTAAAGGTGGTTACAAAAAATCAAACCAAGACGCCCTTCGAGCTGAAATTCGACAAGCTAAAAAAATGACAAATGGGATTCTCGGTTTGAATATCATGGTGGCAGCATCAGATTTTGATGAAATTGTTGAAATAGCATTAGACGAAGAAATTGATATTATTTTTCTTGGGGCTGGTCTTCCCCTGAAACTTCCTAAAAAATTAAATATTAATTATCTAAAAAAAATGAAAACAAAAGTTGGGGTGATAGTTTCATCCGCCAGAGCTACTAATATTATATTTAAGATTTGGGATAAAAAATTTAATTATCTACCGGATGTGGTTGTGATTGAAGGACCCAAAGCAGGTGGGCATCTCGGCTTTAAACTTGATCAAATCGAGAATCCTGAATTCTCTCTTGAAAATATTTTGCCTGCTGTTCGAAATATTGTTGAAATCTACGAAATGAAATGTAACAAAAAAATACCGCTCATTGCAGCAGGTGGAATTTATACAGGAGCGGATATTTTAAAATTTCTTCATCTCGGAGCAAATGGTATTCAAATGGGTACAAGATTTGTAACAACTCATGAGTGTGATGCGGATTACGAATTCAAAAAAGCATATCTTGATTGTACAAAAAAAGATATTGGAATCATTAATAGTCCGGTGGGATTACCTGGTAGAGCAATTATAAATGATTTTTTGAAAGATGTTTTTGCCGGTGTAAAAAAGCCCTATACTTGCCCTTGGAAGTGCTTAAAAACCTGCGATTACAAAAATTCTCCCTACTGCATTGCTCTGGCACTAACGAATGCACAAAAGGGAATACTGAAAAACGGATTTGCTTTTGCCGGTGCAAACGCATATCTCACGGATAAAATTGTCTCGGTTCAGGAGTTGTTCAACAGTTTGAAGGATGAATTCAATAAAGCAGTTTCTGAAATTAAAGTTCCATTGCCACTTTTAGCATAG
- a CDS encoding PadR family transcriptional regulator, giving the protein MKLRKDLEKTVLLWKKEYKKGFTSFMILLLLKEHSMYGYEIKQQLGELTGEQVQFQDSAVYHILKRMNKKEFVTFEWRKSTKGPKRKYYVITNTGKQLVKIFAVEYIRPMSNALNTLMKKHFPDNLKNI; this is encoded by the coding sequence ATGAAATTGCGGAAAGATCTGGAAAAAACCGTATTGTTGTGGAAAAAAGAATATAAAAAAGGTTTCACTTCATTTATGATTTTGCTCTTGCTAAAAGAGCATTCTATGTATGGTTACGAGATAAAACAACAATTAGGAGAGTTAACAGGTGAGCAGGTTCAGTTTCAAGACAGTGCCGTTTATCATATTCTAAAAAGAATGAATAAAAAGGAATTTGTTACTTTTGAATGGAGAAAGTCCACAAAGGGACCAAAAAGAAAGTATTATGTCATCACAAATACCGGCAAGCAATTGGTGAAAATTTTTGCTGTTGAGTATATTCGCCCTATGAGTAATGCCTTGAACACTTTAATGAAAAAACATTTTCCAGATAATCTAAAAAATATTTAA